Genomic segment of Catenibacterium mitsuokai:
TAACTTGATCATTTGTAGGAATACACAAGAAACCAATACCCACTGTCTGATAATGTGGTCTAATAGCCGTAAATGTATAAACTGGCTTAATGATTTCAATATCAAGTCCTGTTTCTTCCTTTAATTCTCTTACTAATGCCTGGTGAGGATCTTCCCCGTATTCTAATCCCCCACCTGGTAATTCCCAATAACCAAGTCCATCTGATGAAGGTCTCACACGTTTCAAGATTAATGTCTTACCTTCATAAATCACAATACCTTTGACTGTAATATGAAACTGTATGTCTTTATTCTCCATATTCTTTTGCCCCCTTTTTACTATATTAGCACAACTCTTGAACGAACGTTACAAAAAGGTGCAGTATGTGTGTTTCAAATAATTCAAAAATTGTATATAATAGTCACTGAGGTGAATAAAATGATTGATTTCAAAGAAGAAGTATTAAAGCATAAAGATGAAATGCTGAAAGATTTAAAGGACTTATGTCTGATCCCTTCAACTCTTGATGAATCTACTGCGAAAGAAAATCAGCCATTTGGTGAAAACAACCGTAAAGCGCTTGATTTAATGCTTTCTATTGGTCAAAGAGATGGATTTGTTACTGATGATTGTGATGGATATGCTGGTTCTATTGATATTGGTGAAGGAGAAGA
This window contains:
- a CDS encoding NUDIX hydrolase, which codes for MENKDIQFHITVKGIVIYEGKTLILKRVRPSSDGLGYWELPGGGLEYGEDPHQALVRELKEETGLDIEIIKPVYTFTAIRPHYQTVGIGFLCIPTNDQVKISFEHTDYKFVDEDELEKTLDPHIFNDIKKTIEEYNQIREYNELKREAN